The following are encoded in a window of Panthera leo isolate Ple1 chromosome B2, P.leo_Ple1_pat1.1, whole genome shotgun sequence genomic DNA:
- the PRSS35 gene encoding inactive serine protease 35 isoform X1 — protein sequence MLRRTKEKNKMENVLFCWIFFTLGWTLTDGSEMEQDFMWHLRKIPRVVSERTFRLTSPTFKADTKMVLDRVCGIECQKELPAPSLSDLEDSLSYETVFENGTRTLTRVKVQDVLLEPTQNITTKGALVRRRRQVYGTDSRFSILDKRFLTNFPFNTAVKLSTGCSGILISPSHVLTAAHCVHDGNDYIKGSKKLRVGLLKMRNKGGGKKRRGSKRSRREANGGDKREGTKVNLERDKAGRRRRKESGRGQRVAEGKPSFQWTRVKNTHIPKGWARGGRGEAALDYDYALLELKRPHKKKYMELGISPTIKKLPGGMIHFSGFDRDRADQLVYRFCSVSDESNDLLYQYCDAESGSTGSGVYLRLKEPDKKNWKRKIIAVYSGHQWVDVHGVQKDYNVAVRITPLKYAQICLWIHGDNANCTYG from the coding sequence gacaaaagagaagaacaaaatggaaaacgtGCTATTTTGTTGGATATTTTTCACCCTCGGGTGGACCCTCACTGATGGATCTGAAATGGAACAGGATTTTATGTGGCACTTGAGAAAAATACCCCGGGTTGTCAGTGAAAGGACTTTCCGTCTCACCAGCCCCACCTTCAAGGCAGATACTAAGATGGTGCTAGATAGAGTGTGTGGCATTGAATGCCAGAAAGaactcccagctcccagccttTCTGATCTGGAAGACTCTCTTTCCTATGAGACTGTCTTTGAGAATGGCACCAGAACCCTGACTAGAGTGAAAGTCCAAGATGTGCTCCTTGAGCCAACTCAGAATATCACCACAAAAGGAGCACtggtgaggaggagaaggcaggttTATGGCACAGACAGCAGGTTCAGCATCTTGGACAAAAGGTTCTTAACCAATTTCCCTTTCAATACAGCTGTGAAGCTCTCCACAGGCTGCAGTGGTATCCTCATTTCCCCCAGCCACGTTCTAACAGCGGCCCACTGTGTGCATGATGGAAACGACTACATCAAAGGGAGTAAAAAGCTAAGGGTAGGGTTGTTGAAGATGAGAAATAAGGGTGGTGGCAAGAAACGTAGAGGTTCtaagaggagcaggagagaggcgaATGGTGGTGACAAGAGAGAAGGTACCAAGGTGAATCTGGAGAGAGACAAggctggaagaagaagaagaaaggaatctgGTCGGGGCCAGAGAGTTGCTGAGGGGAAGCCCTCCTTCCAATGGACCCGGGTCAAGAATACCCACATCCCCAAAGGCTGGGctagaggagggagaggggaagccGCTTTGGACTATGACTATGCTCTTCTGGAATTGAAGCGCCctcataaaaagaaatatatggaacTAGGAATCAGTCCAACCATCAAGAAGCTGCCTGGAGGAATGATCCACTTCTCAGGATTTGATCGTGATAGGGCAGATCAATTAGTCTACCGGTTTTGTAGTGTGTCTGATGAATCCAATGATCTCCTCTATCAATACTGTGATGCTGAGTCGGGCTCCACTGGTTCTGGGGTCTATCTTCGTCTGAAAGAACCAGACAAAAAGAACTGGAAACGCAAAATCATTGCGGTCTATTCAGGCCACCAGTGGGTGGATGTCCATGGCGTTCAGAAGGACTACAATGTGGCGGTGCGCATCACTCCCCTCAAGTATGCCCAGATTTGCCTCTGGATTCATGGAGATAATGCCAACTGTACTTACGGCTGA
- the PRSS35 gene encoding inactive serine protease 35 isoform X2 — protein MENVLFCWIFFTLGWTLTDGSEMEQDFMWHLRKIPRVVSERTFRLTSPTFKADTKMVLDRVCGIECQKELPAPSLSDLEDSLSYETVFENGTRTLTRVKVQDVLLEPTQNITTKGALVRRRRQVYGTDSRFSILDKRFLTNFPFNTAVKLSTGCSGILISPSHVLTAAHCVHDGNDYIKGSKKLRVGLLKMRNKGGGKKRRGSKRSRREANGGDKREGTKVNLERDKAGRRRRKESGRGQRVAEGKPSFQWTRVKNTHIPKGWARGGRGEAALDYDYALLELKRPHKKKYMELGISPTIKKLPGGMIHFSGFDRDRADQLVYRFCSVSDESNDLLYQYCDAESGSTGSGVYLRLKEPDKKNWKRKIIAVYSGHQWVDVHGVQKDYNVAVRITPLKYAQICLWIHGDNANCTYG, from the coding sequence atggaaaacgtGCTATTTTGTTGGATATTTTTCACCCTCGGGTGGACCCTCACTGATGGATCTGAAATGGAACAGGATTTTATGTGGCACTTGAGAAAAATACCCCGGGTTGTCAGTGAAAGGACTTTCCGTCTCACCAGCCCCACCTTCAAGGCAGATACTAAGATGGTGCTAGATAGAGTGTGTGGCATTGAATGCCAGAAAGaactcccagctcccagccttTCTGATCTGGAAGACTCTCTTTCCTATGAGACTGTCTTTGAGAATGGCACCAGAACCCTGACTAGAGTGAAAGTCCAAGATGTGCTCCTTGAGCCAACTCAGAATATCACCACAAAAGGAGCACtggtgaggaggagaaggcaggttTATGGCACAGACAGCAGGTTCAGCATCTTGGACAAAAGGTTCTTAACCAATTTCCCTTTCAATACAGCTGTGAAGCTCTCCACAGGCTGCAGTGGTATCCTCATTTCCCCCAGCCACGTTCTAACAGCGGCCCACTGTGTGCATGATGGAAACGACTACATCAAAGGGAGTAAAAAGCTAAGGGTAGGGTTGTTGAAGATGAGAAATAAGGGTGGTGGCAAGAAACGTAGAGGTTCtaagaggagcaggagagaggcgaATGGTGGTGACAAGAGAGAAGGTACCAAGGTGAATCTGGAGAGAGACAAggctggaagaagaagaagaaaggaatctgGTCGGGGCCAGAGAGTTGCTGAGGGGAAGCCCTCCTTCCAATGGACCCGGGTCAAGAATACCCACATCCCCAAAGGCTGGGctagaggagggagaggggaagccGCTTTGGACTATGACTATGCTCTTCTGGAATTGAAGCGCCctcataaaaagaaatatatggaacTAGGAATCAGTCCAACCATCAAGAAGCTGCCTGGAGGAATGATCCACTTCTCAGGATTTGATCGTGATAGGGCAGATCAATTAGTCTACCGGTTTTGTAGTGTGTCTGATGAATCCAATGATCTCCTCTATCAATACTGTGATGCTGAGTCGGGCTCCACTGGTTCTGGGGTCTATCTTCGTCTGAAAGAACCAGACAAAAAGAACTGGAAACGCAAAATCATTGCGGTCTATTCAGGCCACCAGTGGGTGGATGTCCATGGCGTTCAGAAGGACTACAATGTGGCGGTGCGCATCACTCCCCTCAAGTATGCCCAGATTTGCCTCTGGATTCATGGAGATAATGCCAACTGTACTTACGGCTGA